The Bdellovibrionota bacterium genome includes the window CAAGCCCCGGTCCTTTCGCCCCCCCTCCGCGTCCTTTGGTTCCTAGACCTTGGCCGATGGACGTGGAAAGGCCACCGCCGCCGGTTCCAGTCCCTTTGAGACCTTTTCCCTCCCGAAGTTCCGTTTCACCCGGCAACCCGTATCGAGCCGCGCGGTTAAAGGCGCTGTCCACCGATCCGGGGATCGCGGCACCGCCTCCGATCAATTCGGAAAAAGCCCCTCGATTTCCGGAGCGTGTGAAAACATCCAAGATACCGGTTTTCCGAATGTCGCCGCTGGAGACACGCCGGCCCGCGCCCGGGATCCCGCGGCCGCGCCGTCCTTCCGCTCCGGGAGCGCGCGCTCCCTCACCTTCCATGCCGACGGCGCCCGGTTTCAGTTTGCCACCCGCGAAGGCCCGCTTCGGTTGATACGGTTTGATCGTGCTCGGCTGCACGAGGATTTTCTGGAACTGCGGCGTCAATTCTTCCAGCGTTTTGGGCGGTGGCGCCGGCCATAGCTTCACCACAAGCAGAATCATCAAATGCAGGGCAAGAGAGACGATGACCCATCGGCCGAGGTAGGGATCCGCCAAGTATTTGAAGATTGCGACGGGCGGCACCCGCTCGGGATCCGGAATCTCTTCGAAATAGATACGGATGTGGCCGAACTCAAGGCATCCACGGGCCCCTTTTGCCATCTCCACCGTTTGAAAGGGACCGGCCTGTTTTCCGACGGCGTCCAGGAGCGAGGTCAGCTTGTCCCCCATCTGGAGAACGCCCTCGATATGTTTATTGATCGTAAGGAGAGCGCCTCCTTCCGATCGGTATTGGATGAGGGCGTGACTTTCGGGAAGAGCCGGTGTGGGAATGCGAAACGTATTTCCGCGTTCGGCTCCCACGGTGATGGTCGAACCCGGCGAGAAGAAACGATCTTCGATCACCCAACCGAAGCATTGCACGACGACGCGTAATACCTTGGCGCGGATGTCCGAGGGGCGGGAGCCGCCGGGGCGTTTTCGGAAATCAACGACGAGCCGTTTGGGATCGAAAAAAATCTCGGAATCCCGATCCGAGGGAATTTTCAGTGCGCTTGTTCGGACGACCATAGACGTTCCTCCTAAAATTCATCCGCCCCGCGGACGATGTTGGGCAAAAAGCTCTCATCCAAGTCGAGCAGTCGCCTAAAACTGACCTCCGGGGGTTCCAAAATGGACTGGCCTTCGGGTTTCTTTAACTGACCTAAAATGTCGACCTCTTCAAAGTCGTAGACCGTCTTGCCGACGCGGACTTTCCTTTCAGATCCTTGAGCGGGCGCCGATGTCTGGCCGAAAGAAGCTCCGGTCCAGGACAAAACCAAGAGCGCGGCAATGAGGAATGGAAGGGTTCTTATCATGGCTGAGCTTTCCTTTCTGGAGCCTTTTGCACTGCCGCCGCCGGAGTCGGTTGCGGCGTGGGAACCACTTTAGGCCGCTTGGGCATCGACTGAAGCTGTTTAATATATCCAAACACCTCGTGATCCTTCGCCAGGTTGAGCCGCTCCACGGCGACGAACCGCTGGAAATATTTCAGCGCTGTTTCCGGATCCTGAAGGTTGTTCTGATAAAGAAGTCCGAGGTTAAAGAGCGCAGCGCCGTTATTCGGATCGGTCCCCGCATTGGTGGAGAAAGCTTGCCGTGCCTTCGCCACTTCACCTGTCGTGAGGTAGGCCACGCCAAGATTTTGATTTGCGGGAATGTTGAGGGGGTCGGTTCGAAGGACCTCTTCGTAAAGCTGAATCGCTTTGGGGTAATTGCCCGCTTTGAGATAGATATTGGCCAAATTCATCCGAGCGGACACCAAAGAGGGATTGAGTTCGGTGGCTCGTCGGAATTCATTGATGGCATTTCTCGGCATATCCATCGCGAGATAGGTCAGTCCGAGATTGTTATACGTTTCGGCCGTTTTCGGATTGATCTTCTTTCCCTTCTGGAACGTCAACTCCGCCAACTGGTAGCGTTTGGAGTCGTAATAAATCAGGCCCAGATTGTTGATCGCGTAAATGTTGGTCTTGTCGGTGTTGAGAATTTCACGGACGAGATCCTCGGCCGAGCGGAAGTCCTTGTTTTTCCGGTAAGCAATGGAAAGGCTGTTCTTTAAACCGGCGTTTTTGGGCTCGTGCTTCAGAAGGTCTTGATAGACCGCAACGGCTTTCAAATGATGGCCCAGGAGAGAGTGAGTCTCGGCTAACTCGAGCATCGGTTCCACGGCGTTCGGTTTAACGAGAGACGCATTTTCAAACGCCCGTTCGGCTTCTTTGTTTTGGTTGAGTTGGCGGTAAGCTTTCCCCAAATCCATATAGGCATCGAAATTTCGCGGATTTTGTTCGATGGAACGGAGGCTCCGATCGACGGTTTGGCGGAAATCACCGGCGGAACGCGCCGAAACCTGAGAAGGGGTGGCGAATTCCGCGGCCGGAACCTGTGAAGCCGCCTCGTCGACTTTTCCTTCTTTAATCTTCTCTTCGGCGGCGGGGGTGGAGGGTGGAGGGCTCGTTGAACCGAGGCATCCGAACATAAAAAGAGAAGCACCTATGACGACGAGAAATCGGTAGTTCATCGCGCGGCCGCCTCCAGCATCGGTTTATACGGTGCCATCGGTTCGCTCGTGCTGGCCTCAAAGTAAGTCTTTCCGCGCCGCGGAGGATACTTGTCCGGCTTGAATTCGGTTAATCGCTCGTACGCTTTGTCGGTCCAATCGTTGTATACGTCCAGCTCGTATGCCTTGGCGATGGCTTTTTCATAGGCCTCCACGGCCTTCTCCTCGATGGGGGCTGCCCGATTGGCCAGCTCTTGTTGATAAAGCTGCACCTGTTCCGGATTGAGTTCTTTCGGCACCGGCGCGTTAAACAGAGCTTTACTGAAGTTCTGGTAGATCGAACCAATCTGATACAGCGCGGTGACGCCCATCTCCGCGTCGCCGTAATTGATCACCTCGAGATATTTGTTCTTTAGATTCTTCAAGAGCAACGCTTTCCGTTCCATCGCGTTCGCCAGGACCTTTTGGGGCATCCGCAGTCGGATCTCGTTGTATTCGTCCAGCATCTCCTGAATCAGTTCCAGCTGGGCTTTAGCCGCGTACTTGGCGCCGACGTTCGGGCCGAGGCTGGGGTTCTGATTGTATTTCCTAAAGAGCGCCACGGCGGTCTGATACGAACGGCGGGCGGGCTCATGTTGTCTCAATTTTTCTTGGGCCTGCCCGGCTCGATAGTAAGCCTCTACGATGCGGTCCTTCTTAAGGCCGTATTTCCGCGGGTAATTCTGAAATACTTCGATCGTTTGCGGCCAGGCTTTTCGGAGCTCGTAGATCAGGCCGAGGGAGAAATAAATATCGCCGGCGTCTTTGGCGTTTGGATATCGCTGAAGATAGAGATCGTAATCCTTCACTGCGCGATCCAACTGGCGCAAATGCTCACGGTAGAGGCCTGCGTTAAAGAGCGCGTCGGCCGAGTAGTTGGACTTGGGGTCCTTGTCCGCCAGCAGCTCGTAATAATTCGCGGCATGTTCGTAATCCAGTTTATCGTCGAAATAGCTGGCCAGCGCGAGCATCATTTTCGGAACCATCGGAGAATCGGGATATTTTGCGAGAAATCGTTGCGCGGTCGCCATCGCCTTTTCGGATTCATCGCCGTTGATATAGGCTACGGCGGCGTTGAAGAGCGCCTTGTCGGCGTACTCCGATTCCGGATATTTGTTCGCCAGACGAAGATACGTGTCGGCCGCCGCGGTGTACTGTTTCTTGTCCTCCAGTTGTTTGGCGCGCTGAAAAATCGATCCCTGAATCAATTTGAGAAGAAGGGCGCGGTTTTCAGCCGTGGCGAACTCCTTGTGGGTTAAGAACGTAGCGGCCCACTTTTCCAGGTTCTCCCAATCCTTTCGGATGTTGTAGATGTCCAAAATTAAATGGCGCGCGCTCATGGATGGGGCGCTGGTGGGAAACTGCTGCACAATCGCTAAGAAGCCTTTTTGGGCCTTGTCGAATTGATTGTAGTTATAAAGGAGTTGGGATCGATGAAGGAGCGTGTCCGGGATCCGATCGTCCTTGGGAAAGTGCTTAACGTACGCCTCATCCGCAGACACAAGACGTTCGGCGTAAGGGGAGAGCGGGATCGGATCGTACTTGTTTTTTTGTTTGATCCCTTTCGCTTCGAGATCCTTGAAATGAATTTCTTCCAGTCGGGTCAGGGAGTCAATCTGTCCCACGATGGCCTCTTTTTGGTACTTCCCCTTGGGGTCCTTGGCCACGATCTCGAACTGTTGAGAAGCCGCCAGGAAATCTTTCTTCTTGAACAGCAATTGCGCGTACACGAAGCGCATGACGTAGGCGTTTTTATGGCCCCCGAATCGTTCCAAATATTTCTGGTAATACACCACGGCCGCGGCGTAGTTTTTGGCCGCCGCTTCCGGTTCGGTCCTCTCCGCGCGCTGCGCCTGCTCGTGATATTTCTTGGGGATGAACCGCGCATAAACCTCGGATCGAACCACGGAGTAATCGCGCATTTCCTCATCCGTATTACGGGTGTACCAGGCCGCACTCTTGTCATACGTGGCGATAAAATTTTCCATCTCGCCCATCGCCCGGCGCAGGTCGTTGCTCTTTTCATACGAGTCGATCAGTTTCGAATGATGCCGAGGAGCGTTCTCCGCGAACGGGCCGGCCGCCAAAAGCATTTTCAACGTAACGATGGCTTTGTCGTACCGGGCCTGCTCGAAGTAAATGTTGGAAAGTTTTTCAAGAACTTTTAGGCCGTAGTCCGGTTCGCCGATCGACACAAAATATTGTTGAGCTTCTTCCACCAGGCCGAGATCGGAATAAAAAAGAACCAAATCGCGCAGGGCTTCCTCTCGAAGCTCGATTTCGCGAGGGACTCCCTTGGACGAAGCGACGACTTTTTGCATGATCGTCATCGCCGGCCGAACCTTGGCCTGGTTGTAATAGCACCAGGAAAGTTTATAGAGAGCGAAGTTGTAGAGTTTGCTCGGTACTTTGAGAACGATGGAATAGGTTTCGATCGCTCTATCGAACTGTCGTTCCAAGAAATAGTGCTCGCCGATCTCCATGTACGCATCGAGACGGAAGCGACTGTTCGGGTATTGGGTCACGAGGCGCTGGAAATATTCGAAGGCTTTCTTGTTGTTCACTTCGGTGGCGTGGTAACCGGCCAAGAAGAGCACTTCATCCATCCGTTCGTATTTCGGCGCGGAGCCGATGATGTTCTCGTAAATTTTGAAAGAGCGCTGGCCTGAAAATTTCGGCTCCACCGGCTTGGTTTTTCGCTTTCCGGCCGCGAAGGCGTCGTATGCTTTCACGTAGGAGTCCATGTCGCGAAGGTATTTCGACCGCTCTTCCAACCAATAGAGTTCGGCGATTCGAAAGAGACGGTCGGCGCGGGCATTCGGGTTTTTGGTCTGTTTGACGATGCGTGTCAGAATCGCGATCTCTTCCCGGATTTTTAGACGAAAGGCTTGGTCAACCTTGTAGTCGGGAAGTGAAAAGGCTTCGAACGCTCCGGTGCGAAGGGCGCCTCGCCGGGATTCGGCCGCAGGTTTGGCGGCCGCAGCTTCTTTCTTATCCGCTTCCAACGTGACCGACTCAACCGATTCCGGGGCGGGTTCGGCCGCCCACACCGACGGAATCGTCAGCATAAGAAGAAGAAAGAAGACTAGTGTCCCGAGTCCGAGGTAGCTTGATAATAAAGGCCGCCGATGCGCCCGGATGGCAAGGCGCGACGACGCGGGCGTACCGGCCGTACGCCGAGGAGGAGCAACGCAGCCAGCAGGGATGCAGCGACGGTCGACTATCAAGATATCCCGGACCCGGGACACTGGATTCATTGAGTCTTCTCCGCTTTCTTGCAGCGATTCTTCAAGTCGTACAAATAAGCGCCCAATTCATCTTCCCAATACTCCCCGGTGTAGTCCCACCAAATGAGCGTTTCCTTCAGACTCTCCGTGAATTCCGGTTTGATGAGATCTTGCCCCGAGATGACCGCAGGCGCGAGTCCGCGGGCTCGGCTCTGTAGAATTTTTCGCTCGGCGCTGATGATCTCATATCGAACGATGTCCTTGGCGTTGTTGAAGTCCAGGATCAATCGCCGTGTGAGCAGCATCTTCTTTCCGGCCATCCAGCTCGCTTGCAAGATGAGATCGGATTCTTTTTGCTGAATCAGCTTCGCCAGGAGATTCGCCCGGGGGCTCTTGGTTTCCGCGAGAGTCTTTCGCTCCTGAGTCAGCCGTCCGATGTAGCGATGCACGGCTAAGAAGTCGCGATTGGCGGCCGCGAGATTGAATATCTCCTTATAAGCGTAATCTTCGCTCCCGTCCTCGCTAACGATCTTGCTTGAAAGCAGAGGATAGTATTCTTGGGGGGAACGAGCCTGTTGAGCGAACCGATCGATTTGGCCGCGAAGGCCTCCGAATTTCGATTCCACCGTGGAAAGCTCGTCGACCGCCCGTTCGTACCAACAGAGCTCGATGTATATAGCTCCCTTCAACAACATCGATTTGAGGAAGTAGACCTGCTCAAAATAAGGGCTGTTGAGAGTATGCAGAACCGACAGCGCTTCGTTGAATTTGTTCAGCTTAAAGAGCGCCCAGCTCGATTCGTAAAGACTCTCCGGGTAAAAGTCCCCGTCTTTCTTCACCTTCTTATAATAGACGATCGATAGAGGATAATTCTGCTGCTCATACAAAATGCGACCCAGAGCCAGGTTGGCCAGCTGACGGATTTTGAGGTCCTCGTAATAGGTAACGGGCGACCGGGCGTCTGAAATGTTTCGAAAATGCGTTATGGCTCGCTTGAAATCTTTCTCTTGCACGGCGACGGTTCCCAGTAAGTATTGCGCGGCCAGATACATCTGGTTCCGGTGGGAGATGCCTGTAAACAGTTCGATCGCCTTGGGATAATTCTGTTTCTTGTAAAGATCCTTGCCGATGTAAAAGCGAAACTCCTCTCGAAGCGAGAGGGGAACCTTGTCGGGTGTAATCGACGACGCAAGGTAGAGAACCAATTCGTCGTCCTTTAATCGCCGGGCGATGGAGATGGCCCGCCGGAGCGACTCGTGTGTTTGCGTCTTCAGCGGCTCTTTTTGGACAATGTCGGCGAAATACAGCAGCGCGCCATAGTCGACGCCCATCTCGTACAGCGAGGCGGCGAGATAATATTTGGCGTACGAGTATTCCGGATAATTGGAATATCGAGCTTCCTGAAGAATTTTGTCGAACGTCAAAAAGGCTTCTTTGGCTTTGCCGCTCTGGAGCAGCTCACGTCCCGCGCTCAGTTCCGAAACGAGACTTAGATAAGCCGGATTTCCCTTGACCAGGCCTTGTCGCTTGTCGAGCTCCTTTTGTATGCGTCCGTCCAGCTGCGTATTGAAATCATGAACCTTGCCTCCCGAGCAGGCGCCAAGAAGGACGAGCGTCAAGCCGAA containing:
- a CDS encoding tetratricopeptide repeat protein, yielding MLTIPSVWAAEPAPESVESVTLEADKKEAAAAKPAAESRRGALRTGAFEAFSLPDYKVDQAFRLKIREEIAILTRIVKQTKNPNARADRLFRIAELYWLEERSKYLRDMDSYVKAYDAFAAGKRKTKPVEPKFSGQRSFKIYENIIGSAPKYERMDEVLFLAGYHATEVNNKKAFEYFQRLVTQYPNSRFRLDAYMEIGEHYFLERQFDRAIETYSIVLKVPSKLYNFALYKLSWCYYNQAKVRPAMTIMQKVVASSKGVPREIELREEALRDLVLFYSDLGLVEEAQQYFVSIGEPDYGLKVLEKLSNIYFEQARYDKAIVTLKMLLAAGPFAENAPRHHSKLIDSYEKSNDLRRAMGEMENFIATYDKSAAWYTRNTDEEMRDYSVVRSEVYARFIPKKYHEQAQRAERTEPEAAAKNYAAAVVYYQKYLERFGGHKNAYVMRFVYAQLLFKKKDFLAASQQFEIVAKDPKGKYQKEAIVGQIDSLTRLEEIHFKDLEAKGIKQKNKYDPIPLSPYAERLVSADEAYVKHFPKDDRIPDTLLHRSQLLYNYNQFDKAQKGFLAIVQQFPTSAPSMSARHLILDIYNIRKDWENLEKWAATFLTHKEFATAENRALLLKLIQGSIFQRAKQLEDKKQYTAAADTYLRLANKYPESEYADKALFNAAVAYINGDESEKAMATAQRFLAKYPDSPMVPKMMLALASYFDDKLDYEHAANYYELLADKDPKSNYSADALFNAGLYREHLRQLDRAVKDYDLYLQRYPNAKDAGDIYFSLGLIYELRKAWPQTIEVFQNYPRKYGLKKDRIVEAYYRAGQAQEKLRQHEPARRSYQTAVALFRKYNQNPSLGPNVGAKYAAKAQLELIQEMLDEYNEIRLRMPQKVLANAMERKALLLKNLKNKYLEVINYGDAEMGVTALYQIGSIYQNFSKALFNAPVPKELNPEQVQLYQQELANRAAPIEEKAVEAYEKAIAKAYELDVYNDWTDKAYERLTEFKPDKYPPRRGKTYFEASTSEPMAPYKPMLEAAAR
- a CDS encoding tetratricopeptide repeat protein: MNYRFLVVIGASLFMFGCLGSTSPPPSTPAAEEKIKEGKVDEAASQVPAAEFATPSQVSARSAGDFRQTVDRSLRSIEQNPRNFDAYMDLGKAYRQLNQNKEAERAFENASLVKPNAVEPMLELAETHSLLGHHLKAVAVYQDLLKHEPKNAGLKNSLSIAYRKNKDFRSAEDLVREILNTDKTNIYAINNLGLIYYDSKRYQLAELTFQKGKKINPKTAETYNNLGLTYLAMDMPRNAINEFRRATELNPSLVSARMNLANIYLKAGNYPKAIQLYEEVLRTDPLNIPANQNLGVAYLTTGEVAKARQAFSTNAGTDPNNGAALFNLGLLYQNNLQDPETALKYFQRFVAVERLNLAKDHEVFGYIKQLQSMPKRPKVVPTPQPTPAAAVQKAPERKAQP
- a CDS encoding tetratricopeptide repeat protein, producing MKRNPGFLSFGLTLVLLGACSGGKVHDFNTQLDGRIQKELDKRQGLVKGNPAYLSLVSELSAGRELLQSGKAKEAFLTFDKILQEARYSNYPEYSYAKYYLAASLYEMGVDYGALLYFADIVQKEPLKTQTHESLRRAISIARRLKDDELVLYLASSITPDKVPLSLREEFRFYIGKDLYKKQNYPKAIELFTGISHRNQMYLAAQYLLGTVAVQEKDFKRAITHFRNISDARSPVTYYEDLKIRQLANLALGRILYEQQNYPLSIVYYKKVKKDGDFYPESLYESSWALFKLNKFNEALSVLHTLNSPYFEQVYFLKSMLLKGAIYIELCWYERAVDELSTVESKFGGLRGQIDRFAQQARSPQEYYPLLSSKIVSEDGSEDYAYKEIFNLAAANRDFLAVHRYIGRLTQERKTLAETKSPRANLLAKLIQQKESDLILQASWMAGKKMLLTRRLILDFNNAKDIVRYEIISAERKILQSRARGLAPAVISGQDLIKPEFTESLKETLIWWDYTGEYWEDELGAYLYDLKNRCKKAEKTQ
- a CDS encoding AgmX/PglI C-terminal domain-containing protein, which gives rise to MVVRTSALKIPSDRDSEIFFDPKRLVVDFRKRPGGSRPSDIRAKVLRVVVQCFGWVIEDRFFSPGSTITVGAERGNTFRIPTPALPESHALIQYRSEGGALLTINKHIEGVLQMGDKLTSLLDAVGKQAGPFQTVEMAKGARGCLEFGHIRIYFEEIPDPERVPPVAIFKYLADPYLGRWVIVSLALHLMILLVVKLWPAPPPKTLEELTPQFQKILVQPSTIKPYQPKRAFAGGKLKPGAVGMEGEGARAPGAEGRRGRGIPGAGRRVSSGDIRKTGILDVFTRSGNRGAFSELIGGGAAIPGSVDSAFNRAARYGLPGETELREGKGLKGTGTGGGGLSTSIGQGLGTKGRGGGAKGPGLADFGTGKSDTAVSASIDEEEVFVMGNIPKDVIARIIANYLGQIRYCYERQLTVQPNLRGKVVTDFIIGLDGSVTSTRIKQSTLSSPPVEVCVQNVIKRIQFPKPGGGIVQVIYPFLFRVAG